TCACTCAATTCACAAACTAGACTGATGAACACAAAAAGAAGGAAATAGACAGACAATCCGGTCGAATTCTTGTTTGAATAATGAGCCGTATAGAACCTGCCTGTAAAATTGATATAGAAAGTACGTGAGTCTATAATAATCATTAGACATTATCTAGGAGTGACCCCATGAAGGAAGCCTATTACGACCACATCATGAATGTGAAAACGGAAAGATACCAAAAAGAAATCCTGCAAGCCGTGCACTATCACTATCACCGCTACGAGCCAACACCATATCGCGCGCTCGACGCCTTATTTGAATATTATAAGCTTGAGAGCGGCGATCACGTGGTCGATTTCGGCTGCGGAATGGGACGGTTGATTTTCTATATCCATTATCATTTCAATGCCTCGGTTACCGGAATTGAAATGAACGAAGGGTTGTATGAATCCGCTCTGGAAAACCTGGATCGCTACGGAAAAAAAACCAAAAAGAACAAAGATAAAATACAATTCCAATGCTGCCTGGCAGAGGAATATTCCATTACAGATCAAGATAACCGGTTTTACTTCTTCAATCCGTTTTCCATCCAAGTGTTCATCAAAATCGTTAACAACATTCTGCTTTCAGTAGAAAAAGAACCTCGGGAAACGGAACTGGTTTTGTATTATCCATCCGAAGAATACATCCTTTTTTTAGAAAACCAGACAGCCTTTGAGCTGAAAGAAGAAGTCTATGTACCGGAGCTTTATGACATTAACCCGGCAGAGAAGTTTATGATTTATCGGCTTTCTTATTAAGGGAAATTGAATTTCTTATCTGGAGTTGATGAAATGGAAGCGCAAGTTCAAAGGGATTTTGACAATCTGGAATCGGCAGACAAAGAAATTCAATATGCAGCTTTTAAAAATATATTAGCTGTAACAGAAAAAGAAGTGAACTGGGCATATGAAGTGTGGGATCAGTTTCTACAGGACCTAAGCAATCGCAATCATCACAAAAGATCACGTGCAGCACAATTTCTTTCTCATCTGGCAATCAGTGATCCGGACAAAAGAATGCTTAATGATTTTCCCCGTTTATGGGAAGTAACGAGAGACCCCAAGTTTGTCACGGCTAGACATTGCTTGCAATCCATCTGGCGAGTAGGTTTGGCTGGAGATGAGCAGCAAGAAATGCTGATTCATCATCTCGCTAATCGTTTTACGCACTGCTCAGATGAAAAAAATCATACGTTAATTCGATTTGATCTGATTCAAGGCCTCAGAAACTTATATGATCAGGTTAAGAATGAAGAAATAAAACAAATAGCGCTTGGTTTAATAGAGGTAGAAGAAGACAGCAAATATCAAAAGAAATATGCAGCTGTATGGCGGAATACATAATAGCAAATAGAAATTCGTCTCTATTTCCTAAGAAGCTGACCGATGAAAGAAGAGTATTATAAGAAGATAGGAATTGATTTTAAATTATCCATCTGAAGAGTCATTTTTCATAAAAAACTTACCATCCTATTTGCTGTAGGAAGAAGTCTATGTACCGTAGCTTGTGATAGTAATCCAGCAGAGAAGTTTATAACATACCGTCTGTCATAATAAAGAGAACCAGGCTATGGAAGTGAAGAATCATTCCATAACCTGGTTTTTATTTTTACAATAAACGACAATTGGTAGTCGAAATGATATATGATAAAAGTAACTAAACTTAGAATGCTGGAGTGAAATACATTGGCTTATACGGTCCCTGAAACAATCCGTTCTTCTGCCACAGCTGGTGAAAGACTATTGTTTACGACATTAAAAAATTTTCTTCCGGATGATTATATTGTCTACTATGAGCCTGAGATTCATGGAAGGCATCCTGATTTTGTGATTATCGGGCCTGATCTTGGATTAGTGGTTCTTGAGGTGAAGGATTATACGCAAAATACAATTTTTCAGGTAAATACAGATACATGGACCATTGTGAACGGCAAAGGCCAGCAGGCAGCCGTTAAAAGTCCGATTAAGCAGGCAAGAGATTACATGTTTCATATTACGAATGCCCTTCAAAAGGATAAGAATTTAATTCAAACGGAGGGGCCCTATCGATTTAAATTAAAATTCCCTTCTGGATATGGTGCCGTTTTTACAAGGCTGAAGCAGGATTTTTTCGTGAGGGAAGGGCTTTATTCCGTTTGCGATCCAAATCTGGTGTTAACAAGAGACGAAATCGATCCGGATAAAGAGGAATTCTCAGAAGAAAATCTGATTGAAAAAATCATGGGGATGTTTGTCGTTCCATTCCGCTTAAAGGAACCTCTTACAAAAGAAGAGATTGATGCAATTCGGTATCATTTGTTTCCGGAAGTGCGAATCAGTGCCGAGTTCAAGCCTCCTGTTCCTTATCAGGATCAGCTCCTGCTGTCCCTGCATGAAATCAAAACGATGGATTTGCATCAGGAAAATCTGGCGAGGCAGATCGGAGACAAAAATCGCCTGATACGCGGAGTTGCGGGGAGCGGTAAAACGTTAATTTTATCTGCCAGAGCGAAATATCTATCGAAACAGCACCCGGAGTGGAAAATTCTAGTGTTATGCTACAACATCTCGCTGGCTCAGGAAATCCGGCATATGATTCGGATGAAAATGAATGAACCGGATAGTTTGTTTGATTTTGACCCGAACAATGCGGCAAATGACGGTGATTTGAAGAATATCCAGGTCTATAATTTTCACGCATGGCTGAAGCAGGAAATGAAAATCAGTGAAAAGCAGATTCCTATATTTGTTCAGAAGCTCGCTTCAGGAGAAGCCATTCTTCCAAAATATGATGCCATTCTCATCGATGAAGGACAGGATTTTGAACCGGAATGGCTCTCGCTTGCTAGCTCCGTTTTAAATCCTGATACACAAATGCTCCTGCTCGTGGAAGACCGCGTCCAAAACATTTATTCACGTAAACGTTCCTATGTACAAGATACAGGACTAAGCTTTCAAGGCCGGTCGAAAATCCTTTCTATAAACTATCGGAATACAGCGCAAATCGTAAAATTTGCCTGGGACTTTTACAGAAATCACTCTGCTCTGAAGAATAAAGTGGTTAAAGGCTCCATCGAAGGAGAAGAAATTATTTCACCTCAAAGTACGAGAAGAAGAGGGCCGGAGCCAGCAATCTTGAAAGGCAAAAACCTGAAAGAGGAAATGGGTTTCGCCATAAAGCTAATGAAGAGGCTTCATGCTGAAAAGGGCGTTCCGTACTCTGAAATGCTGATCCTTTATAGAGTAAAACGAACGTATAATCAAAACATCATTGAAACCATCCAAAAGGAATTAAAGGCTGCCGGTATCCCGAATTTCTGGCTGACGGAAAACGCAGACAGCAAACGGGGCTATGAGAAAAATCAGGAAAAGGTTGTCATCAGCACAATTGACAGCAGCAAAGGGCTGGATTTTCAGGCTGTCTTCATCGTGAATGCCGAAAACATGCCTTTTGCATTGGAGGCGAATAAGGAAAGAGAGGTATCTCTTCTTTATATCGGAATGACGAGATCAAAGGACTATTTATTTATCTCTTATTCTGGAGAGTCGGAATTCACAAATTACTTCGATAAAATAAAGGATAATCGGTTGAAGCTGAAAGAGAAGTTGGGTTCGGTTTAAGCAGAAGGATATTTCTTTTCGAATGGAGAAGTTAAACCTATTAAAGGGGGTTTTGTCCATTGAAACAGGCACTGCTAGTCATCGACACTCAAGCTGAACTGGTTGAAGGAAATGAAAACGAACAACCTGTTTATAACAAAGAGAGGCTGTTAAACACTATTAATACCCTCATTGAAAAAGCACAGCAGTCAGACATCGAGGTTATTTTCATCCGTGATTTGGATGTGGCAGGAGGGAAAAGTCCTGGGTTTGATATTCACCCGGCCATTCATGTTCCGGAAGATTCCGTTATTTTTGACAAGCGGGCGACCAATTCCTTTTACGGTACACCTTTACTAGGGTATTTGAGAGAAAAAGAGATTCAGCATCTTGTCATCATGGGATGCCAAACGGAGTATTGCATTGATACCGCGGTCCGGACGGCAACGGTTTCGGGGTTTGATGTGACACTTGTTAAGGACGGGCACTCCACAACGAATTCACCTGTTTTACCTGCTGAACAGATCATCCGGCATCATAATAAAACGCTGCACGGCCATTACAATGTGGATAATTTTTCGATTGTTCGAGAAGCAAGTGAAGACGTTTTTAGTCCGATGCATGATGGGTATCGAGCTGAGGCATGATGGAGGAGGCCAGGAGAGACGATCCGTTTCTCCTGGCTTTTTTTTACTTGGAAAGGAAGTTTTGAACAGCCGCTAAAAATTCTGGCAGGTTATCATCATGGACAAAGTGCCCGGCATCTTCAATTGTTACTAATTCGCAATTCGGAATAAGCCCGGATACTTCCTTCAATTTGTCTTGAGGAATGTGACTGGCTCCGCCGCCGATGATCAGAGCAGGAGCAGAAATATCAGGAAGGCGAGCCCACCATTTCGGATCAGGCTCGTTCAGCTGCTGCATAATAGAAGGCACCACAGGCCAATCGAATGGAAGCGGATCTGAAGGTTCTGAGGGAATATCCAATGGTTTATCCGGAAATGGAGGCGGTGTGTCTTCAACGATTAACCGTTCTACTCTCGAAGGAAAGGTTTCCGAAAAAAGATAGGATACTGTCCCGCCCATGGAATGCCCCAATAATGTAAAGGTCTCTAAATTCATCGCATCTGCAAAATGAAGCAGGTCCTCGCACATCTTTTCAAACGTGTATTGACCAGGTCTTGCGCTCCCGCCGTGCCCCCTTTGATCAAGGGCTAAAACGCGGTATTTTTCCCCCAGCACCGCCGCCGCATGATCCCAAGATTCCCCACTCATCCCAAGTGCATGAAGCGCAACAATCGGCGGGGCAGAAGCTTCCCCTGTTTCCCGATATTGAAAGGGGAGTCCGTTCAATTCGAGCTGGTTTACGCGTGTTTTCATCTTCAGTCATCTCCTTGGCAGGTTCCTGATTAGGAAGATAATTTGCTCTGAAAAACAACAAACAACATCTATAAAATGGAACAGCATGTTATATTCATAATAAAAAGAATTTACAGAAAAATAAAGGGATTAATTTAATGAACAAGGAGAAAAGCTCTATTAGCAGAAAAGTGGAGGTTTGATGATGAACATTTATCTACAGCCTTTAAGTGCAGAAGATGCAGAGCCTATTTTGAAAATGGAACAAAGAAACAGAGAGTTTTTCAGCCAGTTTGCACCTGACAGAGACGATCAATATTATACGCTGGAAGGGCAAATAAGCAGAATGAAGAAATTTGAGGAAAACCGGGAAAAGGATTCAGGATATTCTTTTGGTATCTACCTGCACCAATCAAAAAAATTAATTGGACAAATTGGCTTTTTTAAAGTAGAAAGGGGTCCAGCCCAAAAGGCAATGATCGGTTATTCCTTAGATCAGGACCATAACGGAAAAGGGTACATGACAGAGGCCGTTCAGTTAATCGTCGACTTTGGCTTCAATGAATTGAATCTGCATCGAATAGAGGCGGAAGTCATGCCACACAACAAAGGCTCAATCCGCATTTTGGAGAAATCAGGCTTTCACAAAGAGGGAATTTCAAAGAAAAACGTCATGATCAACGGTAATTGGGAGGATCATCAGGTTTTGGCCATCATTAATGAGAGTTATAGAGCTAAATAGTGTTTAGAAACGTCTCAATAAGCCAATATAGAGCCCAAATTAGAAAGAAAACGATCAGATGAGAATGGTTATCGGCTATTTTTCGGATATATCGACTATTTTTCAAAGATATCGACTATTTTTTAGATATATCGTCTATTTTTCGAATATATCGACCATTATTTTTATATATCGACTTTTCGGGGGGATTCGACACGGACTCCAGCCTTCTAACCAGATTATGGAGAAGAAGGTAGAACTGGCGGCTGTGCTCTGAAGCATAGCCTCCTTACCTCAATACAACCGAAAACACACACCCGCCTGAATCGCTCTCCTTCAGCACCAAATCCCCGCCCAAAGCCTTCGCAAGCATTTTGCTGAACGGCAATCCAAGTCCGAGCCCGCGTACCTTCAGTTTTTTCTTTTCACCCCGGAAAAAGCGTTCGAAGATATACGGCTGCTCACTTTCGGGTATACCTGGTCCGTTGTCAGCAACTTCAATCCGGTCTTCAAATAAAGTCACCGTAATTAGTCCTTTTCCGTCCATTGCCTGGCTGGAATTGTTCAATAGGTTGATGAGAATCTGCTGAAGTCTTAGTGGGTCGGTCTCGAGTGTAATGATTTTTTCTGGTGTATACACTACATACTTAACCTCGTTTTGCTGAGTCACGCTCCACTGCCTGACAATATTATGAATAAGTTCGTTCATATTGCATGTCTCCGGATGAAGGGTAAAGGCGCCGGCGGATAGGGAGTTAAAGTCCAGCAGGTCCGCGATCATCGTTTGGAGACGATGGATTTCTTTAAGTGTAATGTCCAGAAATTCCTGGCGTTCTTCGCCGGTGACGATTCCGTCTCTCACAGCCTGGACGAGTCCGCTGATGGAGGTGACGGGTGTTTTTAAATCATGTGTAACGCCTGCGAGCAGCTCGGCTCTCAGTTTTTCAAGCTGAGTCAGCCTCTGCGTCATCTCTTCAAAAGAGGTTACGAGGTCGTAGATTTCCTGTTCCCTCACGTCAGAGTTCAGCTTGATATCGTATTGCCCTTCTTTGATTTCAGCCGCAGCGAGGGCGACCTCCTGGATCGGCTTCAGGATCCGTTTGGAGAGAATATAGATGACGAGCCAGCCTAGGAGTCCAAGGCCAATAAGTAAAATGGCGATTAGGCGGTATTCCTGATTGACGTCTGCCAGCTGGTCTTCTGTCTGCATGACGACAACCCAGCCTTTTTGCACCGAATCAATGACAATAGGCTCTTTAATGGTGTAAACGGACGTTCCGTTAATCTTTAATTTTTGAACGGTTTCATTATTGGAAAAAATGTTTGCAGGAAGCTTCAGCTTTTCAGGTCCCATCTCGGGTCCCGGACCCCTATGCGGTCCTCTTACCAGGACGCCTTTCTTATTCGTAATGAAAATTTGCGGGGGACGGCCCATATCCAAAACCCGGGAACGCTGATCAATCCGTCGGTCAAAGTCTTCAAAATTTTTTTGTCCGGCTGCTGTCTCGGCCGATTCAGCTGCTAAATATTCAAGCAAATTCAGCCGGTTATCAATGGTCGTCTGGCGGATCCACCAGAAGGAGCCGATACCTAAAATGAGCAGACCGATACAAAGGGAGAAGAGGTACCGGGTCGTCCAATATTTTAATAATGTTGTCCGTTTTTTATTTTTCGTAAACACTGAACTGATACCCCAATCCTCTGAGCGTTCTGATCTCACCGTAGGCGGATGACCAATTAATGAGCGCCTGGCGGATCCGCTTCACCGCAAGATCCACTGCCCGGTCGCTTCCTTCATAGTCCATGCCCCATACATGTTCAATTAATTCTTCTCTAGTAAAGGTCCGGTTCGGCCGCTCTGCAAGGAAGATGAGCAGCGAGAGATCCTTCGGAGTCAGGATCACGGATTCGCCATCAATGGTCACAAGATGGGAATCAAAGTGAATGCTTAAATTCCCGATTTGCTTCCGATTATCGGATTCCAGGATTTTTGAAGAACGGCGCAGTACAGCGTTCACCCTGGCAATGACTTCTTCACCGATAAACGGCTTTGAAATGTAATCATCCGCGCCTTGATTGAGTCCTTTTAATTTATAATCAATGTCTCCGAGCGCCGTCAGCATAATGACTGGACAGGCACTTACTTTTCTGATTTCCTGTAAAACCTCCCAGCCCTCCATACCCGGAAGCATCACATCCAGCAGGACAAGGTCAGGGGATTTTTCCCGGAAAACAGCTACCGCATCATTCCCGTCAAAGGCTTGGAGCACTTCATATCCTTCGTGTTTTAAATAAACACTCAACACTCTTGAAATAGTTTCCTCATCTTCTGCTACTAAAATGGTTTTATTCATGACCGCTCCTCCTGTTACCTTCACTATACAAGAAAACTCCCTGGCTATAAATACCAAGGAGTTTCGCTTGTATCTTTTTTAGATGCCCATTCCTTGAGGAGCAGCGTCCGGTCCGTCTTGATCGGGTGTGCCTACAGGACCGCCTTCTCCTGGTCCGCCATGCCCGCGGCCGCCGCCATTATGACCGCCGTGCCCTTTGCCATGATCCGGTCCGAATCCGCCTAAACCTAAACCGAATCCGTCTTTATCCAGCAATTCGTTCAGCTTGTCTGGATTTTTCGTTTTGATTTCTTCTAATAAATCACGAGTCGTTTTATCCGCAGTCGAAATGTTCAGCTCTTTTGCAAGCTTCGCAATTTTTTTATCCATCACTTCGGAAGCGATTTGTTGAACGGTTTTGCCATCCACTGTGATTCCGTATTGTTTCGAATCCGCTTTTACTTTTGCTATGCGGACTTCCTGAGCAAGGTCGCGGATGTCTTTACCGCTCGTTGATATGCCCAGTTCTTTTGCTTCTTTGTTAACGGCTGCCGTGAAAACTTCCTGCTGGATGGTTTGCTGATCCTTGCCGCTTATTGAAACGCCAAGCTCTTTTGCTTTTTTGTTCAGAGCTGCTGTCATTACATCCTGTCTAAGTGTTTGCTCATCTTTATTGTCAGCAGATACGCCGAGTTCTTTTGCTTTTTTCTTCAGCTGGGCAAGCTCGATCTCATTATGAAGGGTTTGCTCATCCTTGTTCGCTGTAGAAAGACCAAGCGCTTTTGCCTGTTTTTGAAGCTTCGCCAAGTGAACTTCCTGCGCCAGTGTTTCAAGATCTTTGCCGGCTGTTTTTATACCAAGCTCCTTCGCTTCTTTATTTACAGCTGCGGTCCTGATTTCCTTCATGATTTCCGGAGCTGTTTTACCCGTTGTACTGATGCCGAGTGACTTCGCTTGAGCCAGCAGCTCGTCTGTATTTCCGCCGAAGAATCCTTTAGGACCATGTCCTTTATGTCCGAATCCCTTTCCGCCGAAATCCTGCTTAGCCGTGCTTGCATCGGCCGCCGCTGTAGTTTTTGTATTTGCATCACTTGCTGCGAAAGCTGAAGATGCTGCATAGCCTCCAAGTAAAACCGTTCCTGCAACCGCAAAGCTTATAGCTGATTTTTTCATTTGTATTTCCTCCTAAGTATGGGCGTTTTAAGGTTGTTTGCCTTGCTGAACCTTATACTCATACTTTACTGGGCGAATGTGTCAGGTAAATGTCAAGGGTAAGGCTTATTAAAGTTTTTCTAGGAATTTCAGTCAGTGTTTGGAAGGATTTGAAGTCAGGAAGATGTCAGAGCTTAAGTTGCGGGTGGAGAAATGCAAAGAATCCATATAAAAGACGAACGAACTTTGTTATGATTATTAATGTATACGCTTACATAAACCTTCATAAAAATTTTAACAAAGGAGGATACAAGCAGATTTAATGATATTATTATATCTTTCGTAGAAAATGTCCCAACGCAAAGGGGCAAAGGCAAGAAAATGTGGTACAACAGACAAAAAAGATTGTTTATAGGGGGAGTTTTCAGCATGATGAACTATTTGCAAAGAATTGGCCGTTCCTTAATGCTTCCGGTTGCGGTATTGCCGGCAGCGGCTATATTAATGGGGATTGGCTATTGGATGGATCCAACGG
The Metabacillus sp. FJAT-52054 genome window above contains:
- a CDS encoding class I SAM-dependent methyltransferase; this encodes MKEAYYDHIMNVKTERYQKEILQAVHYHYHRYEPTPYRALDALFEYYKLESGDHVVDFGCGMGRLIFYIHYHFNASVTGIEMNEGLYESALENLDRYGKKTKKNKDKIQFQCCLAEEYSITDQDNRFYFFNPFSIQVFIKIVNNILLSVEKEPRETELVLYYPSEEYILFLENQTAFELKEEVYVPELYDINPAEKFMIYRLSY
- a CDS encoding 3'-5' exonuclease, which translates into the protein MAYTVPETIRSSATAGERLLFTTLKNFLPDDYIVYYEPEIHGRHPDFVIIGPDLGLVVLEVKDYTQNTIFQVNTDTWTIVNGKGQQAAVKSPIKQARDYMFHITNALQKDKNLIQTEGPYRFKLKFPSGYGAVFTRLKQDFFVREGLYSVCDPNLVLTRDEIDPDKEEFSEENLIEKIMGMFVVPFRLKEPLTKEEIDAIRYHLFPEVRISAEFKPPVPYQDQLLLSLHEIKTMDLHQENLARQIGDKNRLIRGVAGSGKTLILSARAKYLSKQHPEWKILVLCYNISLAQEIRHMIRMKMNEPDSLFDFDPNNAANDGDLKNIQVYNFHAWLKQEMKISEKQIPIFVQKLASGEAILPKYDAILIDEGQDFEPEWLSLASSVLNPDTQMLLLVEDRVQNIYSRKRSYVQDTGLSFQGRSKILSINYRNTAQIVKFAWDFYRNHSALKNKVVKGSIEGEEIISPQSTRRRGPEPAILKGKNLKEEMGFAIKLMKRLHAEKGVPYSEMLILYRVKRTYNQNIIETIQKELKAAGIPNFWLTENADSKRGYEKNQEKVVISTIDSSKGLDFQAVFIVNAENMPFALEANKEREVSLLYIGMTRSKDYLFISYSGESEFTNYFDKIKDNRLKLKEKLGSV
- a CDS encoding cysteine hydrolase family protein, which translates into the protein MKQALLVIDTQAELVEGNENEQPVYNKERLLNTINTLIEKAQQSDIEVIFIRDLDVAGGKSPGFDIHPAIHVPEDSVIFDKRATNSFYGTPLLGYLREKEIQHLVIMGCQTEYCIDTAVRTATVSGFDVTLVKDGHSTTNSPVLPAEQIIRHHNKTLHGHYNVDNFSIVREASEDVFSPMHDGYRAEA
- a CDS encoding alpha/beta hydrolase; this encodes MKTRVNQLELNGLPFQYRETGEASAPPIVALHALGMSGESWDHAAAVLGEKYRVLALDQRGHGGSARPGQYTFEKMCEDLLHFADAMNLETFTLLGHSMGGTVSYLFSETFPSRVERLIVEDTPPPFPDKPLDIPSEPSDPLPFDWPVVPSIMQQLNEPDPKWWARLPDISAPALIIGGGASHIPQDKLKEVSGLIPNCELVTIEDAGHFVHDDNLPEFLAAVQNFLSK
- a CDS encoding GNAT family protein, whose product is MMNIYLQPLSAEDAEPILKMEQRNREFFSQFAPDRDDQYYTLEGQISRMKKFEENREKDSGYSFGIYLHQSKKLIGQIGFFKVERGPAQKAMIGYSLDQDHNGKGYMTEAVQLIVDFGFNELNLHRIEAEVMPHNKGSIRILEKSGFHKEGISKKNVMINGNWEDHQVLAIINESYRAK
- a CDS encoding HAMP domain-containing sensor histidine kinase, with the translated sequence MFTKNKKRTTLLKYWTTRYLFSLCIGLLILGIGSFWWIRQTTIDNRLNLLEYLAAESAETAAGQKNFEDFDRRIDQRSRVLDMGRPPQIFITNKKGVLVRGPHRGPGPEMGPEKLKLPANIFSNNETVQKLKINGTSVYTIKEPIVIDSVQKGWVVVMQTEDQLADVNQEYRLIAILLIGLGLLGWLVIYILSKRILKPIQEVALAAAEIKEGQYDIKLNSDVREQEIYDLVTSFEEMTQRLTQLEKLRAELLAGVTHDLKTPVTSISGLVQAVRDGIVTGEERQEFLDITLKEIHRLQTMIADLLDFNSLSAGAFTLHPETCNMNELIHNIVRQWSVTQQNEVKYVVYTPEKIITLETDPLRLQQILINLLNNSSQAMDGKGLITVTLFEDRIEVADNGPGIPESEQPYIFERFFRGEKKKLKVRGLGLGLPFSKMLAKALGGDLVLKESDSGGCVFSVVLR
- a CDS encoding response regulator transcription factor encodes the protein MNKTILVAEDEETISRVLSVYLKHEGYEVLQAFDGNDAVAVFREKSPDLVLLDVMLPGMEGWEVLQEIRKVSACPVIMLTALGDIDYKLKGLNQGADDYISKPFIGEEVIARVNAVLRRSSKILESDNRKQIGNLSIHFDSHLVTIDGESVILTPKDLSLLIFLAERPNRTFTREELIEHVWGMDYEGSDRAVDLAVKRIRQALINWSSAYGEIRTLRGLGYQFSVYEK